The genomic window CTTCGAATGGAACACCATCGATGGAGTATGGGGAAAAGTGCAAGAAGAGTTCGAGGAACTCAAAGAGGCGGTAGAGCATGAAGACCAAGCCCATGCACAAACAGAACTTGGTGATGTGCTGTTCACTCTTGTGAATGTTGCTCGCTGGTGCGGCCTAAACCCAGAAGAAGGCCTTGCAGGTACAAACCAACGCTTTCTTGATCGCTTTTCTCGCGTTGAAGCAGCACTCGAGGGCCAACTAAGCAGCCAAGCACTGACGAAACTAGAACAACTTTGGCAAGAAGCCAAAGCAGCAATTCGAGACGAGGCTGACGACAAAAAGATATCGAATTAACACACATTGAAGGCTTATGAGAACAAGTTCTATAGCCTAAATTTACAACCTCAAACTCAAGCCATCTACTTCAGGTAAAGCCAGAGATGATTTATCCAATGTTCGCTGTATCAATTACCGATTTCCCCCTAACGATTACAGCCGTATTAATTGCAATCGCATTTTGGACAGGCGAGAGGGCATTCCGAAATCGTAATAATCAAAAAAAAGAAGAATGATCACCTGCTGATTAATTTAGCCCTTAGACGCCAATTATTCATTGAATGGATCATTGGGAGTGTTTGGCTTTGAAAGCATCCAAAAAGCGATGCGACCTCAAAATCCAGTCATTAGCTTAGGAGAAGATTCTAAGTTTGCCTTGCGAAGTTTCCATAAGCAGAAGCATGAACAATCTCAACCTTCAAGAAAGAAGGGTTAGCGCCAATGCCATGGCCAGTTAAATCTGGCCTAGTCAAATCTTGACCTGCAACAATCATGTATTTTAATCATTAACATGCGCCATGCCACTAAGCCCACTTTAATAGAGTCACACTCCTAAAAAATACTTCCAAGATCTGCGACTAAAGTCAATGGACGATCTAAGAGTTAATTCGCAATTAGTCATCCCATCAGCTGAATTACAATGGCGATTTTCAAGGGCTTCAGGTCCTGGTGGGCAAAACGTCAATAAGACCAATAGTCGAGTTGAACTGATCTTTGATCTCAACGCAACCTCTGCACTAGGACCTTTTCGAAAAAAACGCTTATTAAGTCAACTTCAACATCGCTTGGTGGCTGGTTGTATACGTGTGGTTGCAGCGGAAGAACGTTCGCAATATCAAAACCGTCAGTTAGCCCTTTCGAGACTGGCTTATTTTTTACGAATGGGCTTAGAAGCAGTTCCCAAGACACGCAAACCAACCAAACCCAGTCAAGCAGCAAAGAAACGTCGTCTTCAAGCCAAAAAACTACGCGGCGAATTAAAACGCACCCGACAATCCAAACCTTCACTCAATGCCTAATTAGCATTCAGTCAGCATGAATTGCGTTAATTATTCATGGAAAGATGCACTTCTAAGTACAAAACAATATCCTTCGGACAGAACAACCAAAAAGGGCTCAAAAAATTGAATTCGGTCTATTCCTTTGCTCGCCTGCCCTCCAGGCCCAGAAGCCCTTGAAAATCGCCACTGCATTTCAGCAGCAGGAATCTGCAAGCGATTCGTAATCAAAAGGTCTTGCACCATAGACCCACGCTGGCATCAAAGCCCTATGGAGGGCTTAGCTGGAAGAAAGTTTTAGGCCTCCTTGCCATGGACAGCCCTTCAACAACAGCAAATGGCTGGATCGATGAACACCACCAGGGTGTTCGCTATGGCCTGCAAGGCCGTGTGCTGGTTGATGAAACAAGCCCATACCAGCGAATCACGGTGATCGATAGCAGCCGCTACGGAAAAGGGCTGTTGCTCGACGGCTGCTGGATGACCGCAGAACACCAGGAACGCCACTATCACGAATCCTTGGTCCACCCAGCTCTGTGTAGCGCGGCCCAACTTGAACGGGTGTTGGTGATTGGGGGCGGCGATGGCGGCACAGCCAGGGAGTGCCTGCGCTACCAAGACGTCAAACACCTCGACATGGTGGAAATTGATCGCCGAGTCGTGGAACTGAGCCAAAAGCATCTGCCCAGCCTTGGAAGCCATGCTTGGAGCGATCCGCGCTTACAGCTCAACCTGGAAAACGGCATTGCCTGGGTAGCCAATGCAACTGAATCCTCCTACGACGTGATTCTTATCGACGGATCAGATCCTGCAGGGCCTGCAGAAGGTCTCTTCAATCAAACCTTCTTTGAGCATTGCCGACGCATCCTGCGGCCCGGAGGAGTTTTTGCTACTCAAAGCGAGTCACCAGAAGCATTCCGTCAGGTTCACATCGACACTGTTCGCCTGATCCGTCAAGTTTTCGGCTACGCAGATCCCCTCTACGGCTGGGTGCCGATGTATCCAAGCGGCTGGTGGAGCTGGACCTTCGCCGCCATCGATGGTCCTCGTTATCGCAACCCACTCCCAGCAAGAGCAGCCGCCATCTCCGCAGGCTGTGAAATCTGGAGCCCACGCTGGCAACAGGGTGCCTTTGAAGCCATCCCAGCTTTTATTGAAAGGGAGCTGACTTGATGCCCCAAAACACAACAACCACTGCAACAAGATTCGACAGCGAAGGTGCCATCTTCATGGCTGCAAGACGCGACCCTACCGGATGCAACGTCGGACTTTTTGGCGTGCCTTACGACGGCACCTCTTCATTCCGCCCAGGCAGCCGCTTCGGTCCGACAGCCATCCGCGACGTCAGCAATGGCCTAGAAACCTACTGCCCTCAGCTTGATCTGGATCTAGAAGATCTTGCCTTCACTGACCTTGGCGCCCTTGAAATTCCCTGCGGCGACCCCAAGCCCGTTGTAGAAGCAGTCAAAAAAGCCACCCAAAACGTGCTGAAGATGGGTCTCAGACCGCTGATGCTAGGCGGCGAGCACTCGATCAGCTCCGGAGCAGTGGCTGCAATCACTGAATTGCATTCAGATCTCGTGCTGTTGCAACTGGATGCCCATGCAGACCTCCGCCAAGAGTATCTAGGTGCGCGACACAGCCATGCCTGTGCCATGCGCCGTTGCCTCGAGGTCCTGCCAAGCGCTCAGCTGCTGCAATTCGCAATCCGCAGTGGCACACGCGCAGAATTTCAAGAACTACACGATCAGCAACGGCTGGTGAACCACAACCCCGGCCAAGCAGCGACTGAGCTCGCTAAAGCCCTTGCACCCCATCAAGGCAAACCTCTCTATCTCACCGTGGATTTGGATTGGTTCGACCCATCCGTACTGCCGGGGACGGGCACACCTGAACCAGGCGGCTTTCTATGGCGCGATTTTGCCGTCGTCGTGGATGTACTACGACACCATCAACTGGTAGGCGCTGACGTGGTGGAACTCGCCCCCCAACTTGATCCTTCAGGGATGAGTAGTGTGCTCGGTGCCAAGGTGACCCGCAGCCTGCTCATGCTGCTCAGCCTGTCTACAAGATCTGAGCAAAAGTGAGCAGCATCACTCCATTGCTTCAGCAGAGTTTCACGCTAGATCTTCGAACACTCAAAGCAGCTCGAAAAACATCCAGGTCTGAAAACAGCTCCTGTATCCCCTGATTAAAGATCCTCACTCAGACAACCAACCAAAGTACGACCAAGCTCAAGCTGCCGATCCATCTGAGTTTCAGTCGCTTTCTCCTTCAACAATGGCAGTGATGGGGCTTGTTCTGTCCAGTGATGACACAGAGCAACGTGCGCCAACTCAGGATGCACGCTGATTTGCCTAAGACGACACCAACCTGCATCCGCCAACTGACTGGTACCACAGTGTTCACAGGTTTTGCAGCTGGCTCTCGTGGACATTTTTCAATCCCCGAATGACGCTCAGGGTAAGGACTGTTAACGGATTGGACGACTGAAATCGTCAAATCTGCGACTTTCCTTCCGCTTCTGCAAACCCAATAGCACCCTCCATAGGATTTCGGCACTGCAACGTCCAGCCCGTGAATCTGCAACACACACCCCTCCATGACCTCTGCCGAGATGCAGGCGGCCGGATGGTGCCCTTTGCCGGCTGGGACATGCCAGTGCAGTTCTCTGGCCTACTCCAAGAACATCAGGCAGTGCGTCAGCAGGTGGGAATGTTCGATATCTCTCATATGGGAGTGCTGCGTCTCGAAGGAACCAACCCCAAAGACCACTTGCAAGCACTAGTGCCAACCGACCTCAATCGCATCGGTCCAGGTGAGGCTTGCTACACGGTGCTGCTCAACGAAACAGGCGGAATTCTCGATGACCTAGTCATTTATGACCTTGGCACCAATAAGCAAGACAGCCAAAGCCTGCTGATTGTGATTAATGCAGCCTGCAGCAAAACCGACACCATCTGGTTAAAGCAACATTTGCAGCCCGCAGGCATCGCACTCTCGGATGCCAAGAACAATGGCGTCTTACTGGCACTACAAGGACCCCAAGCGACCAAGGTGTTGGAACGCTTAAGTGGCGAATCACTAGCGAGCCTTCCCCGCTTCGGCCATCGCCAAGTCCAGTTTTACGGCCTGGGAGCGAAAGATCCCTCTTCAGTCTTCGTTGCACGAACTGGCTACACCGGCGAAGACGGATTTGAACTGCTCCTGAAGGCAGAAGCCGGCCGAGCCCTCTGGCTCAAATTGCTCGCAGAAGGAGTCATCCCATGCGGACTCGGTTCCCGTGACACCCTGCGTCTAGAGGCAGCAATGCACCTCTATGGACAGGACATGGACATCAATACAACACCCTTCGAGGCTGGTCTCGGCTGGTTGGTACACCTGGAAATGCCTGCTCCATTCATGGGTCGAACTGCCTTAGAGCAACAAGCAGAGCAAGGCCCCATTCGCCGCTTGGTCGGTCTAAAGCTGTCTGGACGAGCCATAGCCCGTCATGGATACCCACTGCTTCACAACAACAACAAAGTGGGAGAAATCACAAGCGGCACCTGGTCACCCAGTCTGGAAGAAGCGATAGCCCTGGGCTATCTACCCACAGCTCTAGCCCGCATCGGTAACGAAGTGGAGGTAGAGATCCGCGGCAAGCACCACCGGGCAACGGTGGTGAAGCGCCCCTTTTATCGCCGTCCTTCCCTTAGCTGAAGGCCATCGCCAAAACCGGTCGTTCTAATAAGCGGCAACAAGCCCCTGTGGGAAACTCGCTTTTCATCCTGAAGCCTTCCCCATGCGCAGCAACGGTTGCGGCGAACTGCGCAGTAAGCACATCGCCTCCAACGTGAAACTGTGTGGCTGGGTTGATCGCTGTCGAGACCATGGCGGAGTGATCTTCATCGATCTACGAGACCGCAGTGGAACCATACAAATCACCGTGGATCCCGATCAAGGTACTGAGCTCTTCGCAAGCGCAGAGAGCCTGCGTAATGAAACCGTCCTGCAAATCACGGGTCTGGTCAGACCCAGGCCGGCCGATGCAATCAACAGCAAACTCAGCACCGGCGAGATTGAGGTGCTAGCCAATGGTCTCGAGGTACTCAACCCCGTCACAGGCAACCTGCCCTTTACGGTCTCGATCCACGACGAAGAACCCGTCAAAGAAGAGCTACGTCTGCGTCACCGCCACCTGGATCTGCGCCGGGAACGAATGAGCCGCAATCTCCAGCTACGCCACACAACCATTAAAACGGCTCGTCATTTTTTGGAAGACGAAGGATTCATCGAAGTGGAAACTCCTGTTCTCACACGCTCCACTCCCGAAGGAGCCCGCGACTACCTAGTGCCTTCAAGGGTATGCAGCGGTGAATGGTTTGCTCTGCCTCAATCCCCCCAGCTGTTCAAACAATTACTCATGGTGGGCGGATTGGAGCGCTACTACCAAGTCGCTCGCTGCTTCCGCGATGAAGACCTACGCGCCGACAGGCAGCCGGAATTCACCCAGCTGGACATCGAAATGAGTTTCATGGATCAAGAACAGATCCTCAAGCTCAATGAACGACTGATCGCCGCCATCTGGAAAGCAGTGAAGGGCATCGACCTACCACTTCCCTTCCCAAGATTGACCTGGCATGAGGCCATGGACCGATACGGCACCGACCGACCCGATACCCGCTATGGAATGGAGCTCAATGATGTCAGCGACATCCTCAAAGACATGGGCTTCAAAGTCTTCTCCGGGGCCATAGCCGCTGGAGGCTCTGTGAAGTGCATCACTGTGCCAAACGGGAATGACCTGATCAGCAACGTGCGCATCAAACCCGGTGGAGACATTTTCAACGAAGCCCAAAAAGCTGGGGCCGGTGGCCTGGCTTTCATCCGTGTACGCGATTCCGATGAGATCGACAGCATCGGTGCGATCAAAGACAACCTCAACAGCAAACAAAAGGCAGCCCTGCTGAAACAGACTGGAGCCAAAGCGGGTGACTTGATTTTGTTCGGAGCAGGCAAGACCGCCACCGTCAACAGCGCCCTTGACCGGGTGCGGCAATTCCTGGGCCGCGAGTTGGGCCTGATCCCCACAGACCAAGACAACAAGCTATGGCAGTTCCTCTGGGTCGTGGACTTCCCGATGTTCGAGTTGAACGCAGAAGAAAACCGCCTTGAGGCTCTCCATCACCCCTTCTGTGCACCAAATAAAGACGATCTAGGCGACGATCCCGACGCCTGGATGGAGCGCCTACCTCAAGCCCGTGCTCAGGCCTATGACCTTGTCTTGAATGGGCTGGAGCTTGGCGGCGGATCACTACGCATCCACAATGCCGAACTGCAACGACAAGTGCTGCAAACCATCGGTCTGCCCCTAGAAGAAGCAAAGCAACAATTCGGCTTCCTCATCGATGCCCTTGAGATGGGAGCCCCACCCCATGGCGGCTTGGCATTCGGGATGGATCGGATCGTCATGCTGCTCACAGGAGAAGACTCGATCCGCGACACGATTGCCTTCCCAAAAACCCAACAAGCTCGCTGCCTGATGACCCAAGCCCCCGCAGGTGTCTCCAACCATCAATTAGAGGAACTGCATGTAGAAAGCACCTGGGTCGATCCCGAATAGATTCAGCGCATTCCAGACAACAAGGGGCGTCTTCATTAACCCTGAAGGCATATCTTCGCGGGCAACCCTTGAAGAGCAGCCCCCAGCAAACCAAGACTTCCCGAGTCCGCAGAAGCGGCAGCACAGATCCTGTGCGTCTCTACTTGCAGGACATTGGACGCGTAGAGCTACTAACCAATGAAGAGGAAGTGACCCTGGCGAGACTTGTGCAGCGCAGGGAAGCCCTACTCAAACAGGAAAGGAAGCTGGCCTCCAACCAAGAAGCGATCAAAGAATTACAAAGACTGGAGGAGCTGCAGCAACGAGAAGCGAACCATTCATGCCACTGGCCCACCAAACAGGAATGGGCGATGGCTGCTGGGCTCACCCTGGCCGAGCTGCAAGAGAAAATCGAGACTGGTTACAAAACCTGGGGAGCCCTGACTGGTCTTGATCCTTTGGAACTCAAGCGAAGTTTGCGAGCTGGTCGGCGTGCCAAGGATCAGATGATCCAGGCCAATCTTCGACTTGTGGTGGCTGTAGCCAAGAAATATCAACAACGGGGCATAGAGCTGCTGGATCTGGTGCAAGAAGGCACCCTGGGCTTGGAACGCGCAGTAGAGAAGTTCGACCCCACCAGAGGTTTCCGCTTCAGCACCTACGCCTACTGGTGGATCCGTCAGGGCATCACCAGGGCCATTGCGACGCAAAGTCGGACGATCCGACTGCCGATGCACATCACCGAAAAACTAAACCGCATCAAACGGGTTCAACAGGAGATTGCTAGCAGCCAAGGACGATTAGCTTCGATTGCCGATCTCGCCAAGGCACTTGGCCTTAGTGAAGAAACAGTGCGCCTAACCCTAATGAGGGTTCCACGTTCGATCTCCCTGGAAACTCGAATAGGCCAAGAACAAGACACCCAACTCGGCGATCTGCTGGAAGACAGCAACGCGACCCCAGAGGAGAAACTCACCCGCAATCAATTGCACAACGACCTTGAAATCTTGCTGGATGAACTAAGCAACCGCGAAGCGACAGTCATCAGACGACGTTTTGGACTTGAAGACGACACTCCGCAAACCCTGACGCAAATCGGCGAGGCAATGCATCTATCGCGAGAACGAGTGCGTCAGATTGAAACCCATGCCCTCTTGAAATTGCGTCAACCGCAACGTCGCTGCAAGGTACGGGACTACATTCAAAATCTCGATTCCTGATTAACACTTCACAAACGCACTGAATTTCAATACCTCAGACCTCCTTCATTGAAATCGGCATCCCAGCAGACAAACGAAAGGCAATCTCTGATGGCCTTGGAAGGGTTCTCGCCAATACCTATGTGCTCTACGGCAAAACCCACGGATTCCACTGGAACGTAACCAGCCCGATGTTCCACACGCTCCACCTGATGTTTATGGATCAATACACCGAGCGCTGGAATGCCCTCGATGTGATCGCCGAACGCATTCGTGCCCTTGGTTTTCTGGCACCCTTCGGCGGCAATACCCTCGGACAACTCGCTTCGATCAAGGAAGCGGAGCAACATCCCGCCACCCTCGAGATGCTGTGCGAGCTGGTCGATGGTCATGAAGAAGTGGCACGCACCGCTCGGGAAATTTTCAAACTGGCTGAAGCCGCCAATGACCAACCCAGCGCCGATCTATTAACCCAGCGGCTTGAGATTCACGAAAAAACCGCCTGGATGCTGCGCAGCCTGCTGGAAGCATAAGAAAGCCGAGCTAACTTAAAGAATCAGCCTGAAATTCATGGCCAAGTTCGTCTTTGTTACCGGTGGAGTCGTATCAAGCATCGGCAAGGGAATTGTGGCCGCGAGCCTTGGTCGCCTACTCAAATCGCGTGGCTACAGCGTCTCGATCCTGAAGCTGGATCCCTACCTCAATGTGGACCCAGGCACCATGAGTCCATTTCAACATGGTGAAGTGTTCGTTACCGAAGACGGCGCCGAAACCGACTTGGATCTTGGCCACTACGAGCGCTTTACTGACACAGCCATGTCACGCCTCAATAGCGTAACCACTGGCTCAATCTATCAAGCAGTCATCAATAAGGAACGGCGCGGCGACTACAACGGCGGCACTGTGCAAGTGATCCCCCACATCACTGGTGAGATTCGCGAACGCATCCACCGAGTAGCAGCCAATAGTGGCGCAGATGTCGTGATCACAGAAATCGGCGGCACTGTCGGAGACATCGAATCTCTGCCCTTCCTCGAAGCAATCCGTGAATTCCGTGGTGACGTAGGACGCAACGACCTCGCCTACATCCATGTGACCCTACTCCCGTTCATCGGCACATCCGGTGAACTCAAAACCAAGCCCACACAGCACTCCGTCAAGGAACTGCGCGCAATTGGCATACAACCAGATGTACTGGTTTGCCGCAGCGACCGCCCAATCAATGAAGACCTAAAGAGCAAAATTGGAGGCTTCTGCGGGGTACCAAACCGGGCTGTCATCACTGCTCTTGATGCCGACAGCATTTATGCCGTACCCATCTCACTAGAGGAAGAGGGCCTCTGTCTAGAAATGCTGGATGTACTCAACCTGACTGACCATGACAGCGACATGAAAAGCTGGGTTGAGCTGGTTCATAAGCTGCGCAACCCAGGTCCCGCTGTGAAGGTGGCCCTAGTCGGAAAATATGTGCAACTCAACGACGCCTACCTTTCAGTAGTAGAAGCCCTGCGCCATGCCTGCCTCACCCAAGACGCCTCCCTCGAGCTGTCTTGGGTCTGCGCCGAGCAGATCGAAACGCATGGTCCAGAAAACCTACTCAAAGGAATGGATGCTGTTGTAGTTCCTGGAGGCTTCGGTAACCGCGGCGTAGATGGCAAAGTTGCTGCCATTCGCTGGGCGAGAGAACAACGAGTGCCATTCCTAGGGCTTTGTCTAGGCATGCAATGCGCTGTGATCGAGTGGGCACGCAACCAGGCAGGACTCACTGGAGCCAGTAGTTCCGAGCTGGAGCCCGACACCAACCATCCTGTTATCCACCTCCTGCCAGAGCAACAAGACGTAGTCGATCTAGGCGGCACAATGAGGCTTGGTGTCTATCCATGCCGCATCGCACCAGACACGTTGGCACAGAAGCTTTATGGCGAACAGGTTGTCTACGAGCGCCACCGCCATCGCTATGAATTCAACAACTCCTACCGCAACCTATTTATTGAATCCGGCTACACCATCAGCGGTAGCTCACCCGATGGACGCCTCGTAGAACTGATCGAGCTGAAAGGTCATCCCTTCTTCACAGCCTGCCAATACCACCCTGAATTTCTCTCCCGACCCGGAAAACCCCATCCCCTCTTCCGGGGATTGATTGAGGCAGCTCAACTACGGCTACCAGCCTCACCTGACGAAGCCCTACGCCGACAAAGCCAGACCAACATCTCCGCTCAGGAGCAACCCAGCCGGATTGGATGACCGGCAATCTGCCGGTAGTAGAAACCTTCCATTCCCTACAAGGAGAAGGAGCCCATGTCGGTCGCAGCGCCTTCTTCATCAGGCTCGCCGGCTGTGATGTCGGCTGTTCATGGTGCGACACCAAGCACTCTTGGAACTCGAGAAACCATCCGCAAATCACGCTTGAACAACTAGCAGAGGAAACAGCAACAGCAGCAAAAGATGGCGCGGCCTTTGTGGTGTTGACCGGGGGTGAGCCATTGCAACACAACATCGCTCCCCTATGTGAAGCCCTACACAGGGCCACAGAAACAAACCACGGCGGGCCATTAGCAA from Prochlorococcus marinus str. MIT 9313 includes these protein-coding regions:
- the arfB gene encoding alternative ribosome rescue aminoacyl-tRNA hydrolase ArfB gives rise to the protein MDDLRVNSQLVIPSAELQWRFSRASGPGGQNVNKTNSRVELIFDLNATSALGPFRKKRLLSQLQHRLVAGCIRVVAAEERSQYQNRQLALSRLAYFLRMGLEAVPKTRKPTKPSQAAKKRRLQAKKLRGELKRTRQSKPSLNA
- the speE gene encoding polyamine aminopropyltransferase — encoded protein: MDSPSTTANGWIDEHHQGVRYGLQGRVLVDETSPYQRITVIDSSRYGKGLLLDGCWMTAEHQERHYHESLVHPALCSAAQLERVLVIGGGDGGTARECLRYQDVKHLDMVEIDRRVVELSQKHLPSLGSHAWSDPRLQLNLENGIAWVANATESSYDVILIDGSDPAGPAEGLFNQTFFEHCRRILRPGGVFATQSESPEAFRQVHIDTVRLIRQVFGYADPLYGWVPMYPSGWWSWTFAAIDGPRYRNPLPARAAAISAGCEIWSPRWQQGAFEAIPAFIERELT
- the speB gene encoding agmatinase; the encoded protein is MPQNTTTTATRFDSEGAIFMAARRDPTGCNVGLFGVPYDGTSSFRPGSRFGPTAIRDVSNGLETYCPQLDLDLEDLAFTDLGALEIPCGDPKPVVEAVKKATQNVLKMGLRPLMLGGEHSISSGAVAAITELHSDLVLLQLDAHADLRQEYLGARHSHACAMRRCLEVLPSAQLLQFAIRSGTRAEFQELHDQQRLVNHNPGQAATELAKALAPHQGKPLYLTVDLDWFDPSVLPGTGTPEPGGFLWRDFAVVVDVLRHHQLVGADVVELAPQLDPSGMSSVLGAKVTRSLLMLLSLSTRSEQK
- the gcvT gene encoding glycine cleavage system aminomethyltransferase GcvT; protein product: MNLQHTPLHDLCRDAGGRMVPFAGWDMPVQFSGLLQEHQAVRQQVGMFDISHMGVLRLEGTNPKDHLQALVPTDLNRIGPGEACYTVLLNETGGILDDLVIYDLGTNKQDSQSLLIVINAACSKTDTIWLKQHLQPAGIALSDAKNNGVLLALQGPQATKVLERLSGESLASLPRFGHRQVQFYGLGAKDPSSVFVARTGYTGEDGFELLLKAEAGRALWLKLLAEGVIPCGLGSRDTLRLEAAMHLYGQDMDINTTPFEAGLGWLVHLEMPAPFMGRTALEQQAEQGPIRRLVGLKLSGRAIARHGYPLLHNNNKVGEITSGTWSPSLEEAIALGYLPTALARIGNEVEVEIRGKHHRATVVKRPFYRRPSLS
- the aspS gene encoding aspartate--tRNA ligase, which produces MRSNGCGELRSKHIASNVKLCGWVDRCRDHGGVIFIDLRDRSGTIQITVDPDQGTELFASAESLRNETVLQITGLVRPRPADAINSKLSTGEIEVLANGLEVLNPVTGNLPFTVSIHDEEPVKEELRLRHRHLDLRRERMSRNLQLRHTTIKTARHFLEDEGFIEVETPVLTRSTPEGARDYLVPSRVCSGEWFALPQSPQLFKQLLMVGGLERYYQVARCFRDEDLRADRQPEFTQLDIEMSFMDQEQILKLNERLIAAIWKAVKGIDLPLPFPRLTWHEAMDRYGTDRPDTRYGMELNDVSDILKDMGFKVFSGAIAAGGSVKCITVPNGNDLISNVRIKPGGDIFNEAQKAGAGGLAFIRVRDSDEIDSIGAIKDNLNSKQKAALLKQTGAKAGDLILFGAGKTATVNSALDRVRQFLGRELGLIPTDQDNKLWQFLWVVDFPMFELNAEENRLEALHHPFCAPNKDDLGDDPDAWMERLPQARAQAYDLVLNGLELGGGSLRIHNAELQRQVLQTIGLPLEEAKQQFGFLIDALEMGAPPHGGLAFGMDRIVMLLTGEDSIRDTIAFPKTQQARCLMTQAPAGVSNHQLEELHVESTWVDPE
- a CDS encoding RNA polymerase sigma factor, RpoD/SigA family, with protein sequence MKSSPQQTKTSRVRRSGSTDPVRLYLQDIGRVELLTNEEEVTLARLVQRREALLKQERKLASNQEAIKELQRLEELQQREANHSCHWPTKQEWAMAAGLTLAELQEKIETGYKTWGALTGLDPLELKRSLRAGRRAKDQMIQANLRLVVAVAKKYQQRGIELLDLVQEGTLGLERAVEKFDPTRGFRFSTYAYWWIRQGITRAIATQSRTIRLPMHITEKLNRIKRVQQEIASSQGRLASIADLAKALGLSEETVRLTLMRVPRSISLETRIGQEQDTQLGDLLEDSNATPEEKLTRNQLHNDLEILLDELSNREATVIRRRFGLEDDTPQTLTQIGEAMHLSRERVRQIETHALLKLRQPQRRCKVRDYIQNLDS
- a CDS encoding Dps family protein; this translates as MPQTSFIEIGIPADKRKAISDGLGRVLANTYVLYGKTHGFHWNVTSPMFHTLHLMFMDQYTERWNALDVIAERIRALGFLAPFGGNTLGQLASIKEAEQHPATLEMLCELVDGHEEVARTAREIFKLAEAANDQPSADLLTQRLEIHEKTAWMLRSLLEA
- a CDS encoding CTP synthase translates to MAKFVFVTGGVVSSIGKGIVAASLGRLLKSRGYSVSILKLDPYLNVDPGTMSPFQHGEVFVTEDGAETDLDLGHYERFTDTAMSRLNSVTTGSIYQAVINKERRGDYNGGTVQVIPHITGEIRERIHRVAANSGADVVITEIGGTVGDIESLPFLEAIREFRGDVGRNDLAYIHVTLLPFIGTSGELKTKPTQHSVKELRAIGIQPDVLVCRSDRPINEDLKSKIGGFCGVPNRAVITALDADSIYAVPISLEEEGLCLEMLDVLNLTDHDSDMKSWVELVHKLRNPGPAVKVALVGKYVQLNDAYLSVVEALRHACLTQDASLELSWVCAEQIETHGPENLLKGMDAVVVPGGFGNRGVDGKVAAIRWAREQRVPFLGLCLGMQCAVIEWARNQAGLTGASSSELEPDTNHPVIHLLPEQQDVVDLGGTMRLGVYPCRIAPDTLAQKLYGEQVVYERHRHRYEFNNSYRNLFIESGYTISGSSPDGRLVELIELKGHPFFTACQYHPEFLSRPGKPHPLFRGLIEAAQLRLPASPDEALRRQSQTNISAQEQPSRIG